The proteins below come from a single Myxococcales bacterium genomic window:
- a CDS encoding KH domain-containing protein: MMKQIIEDIVRALVDQPDEVQIKEVIGEHAHVLELRVAKEDLGKVIGKGGSHASAIRTLMAAASGKEKKRYILEIIEY; encoded by the coding sequence ATGATGAAGCAGATCATCGAAGACATCGTGCGAGCACTAGTCGATCAGCCAGATGAAGTGCAAATCAAAGAAGTCATAGGCGAGCACGCTCACGTCCTTGAATTGAGGGTGGCCAAGGAAGATCTCGGAAAGGTGATTGGGAAAGGCGGATCACATGCCTCGGCGATTCGCACCCTGATGGCCGCCGCCAGTGGCAAGGAAAAGAAGCGGTACATACTCGAAATCATCGAGTACTGA
- a CDS encoding AURKAIP1/COX24 domain-containing protein — protein sequence MGSVIKKRRKKMRKHKQRKLLKRQRHKRKR from the coding sequence GTGGGTAGTGTGATCAAGAAGCGCCGCAAGAAGATGCGGAAGCACAAGCAGCGCAAGTTGCTGAAGCGCCAGCGACACAAGCGCAAGCGCTAG
- a CDS encoding DNA-directed RNA polymerase subunit omega, with protein sequence MARITIEDCMKRVPNRFQLVQMAAIRAKQLKRGAAPFLDKDSNKEVVTALREIAAGIVKPDLSEVPDIDPLFVARGAAAEVEAPSADSDAVASVQAERSEPVLAAVPEN encoded by the coding sequence ATGGCGCGTATTACAATCGAAGACTGCATGAAGCGGGTTCCGAACCGGTTCCAACTGGTTCAGATGGCCGCGATTCGGGCGAAGCAGCTGAAGCGCGGTGCAGCGCCGTTTCTCGACAAAGATTCCAACAAGGAAGTCGTCACCGCGCTGCGAGAGATTGCGGCGGGGATCGTCAAGCCCGACCTGTCCGAGGTTCCTGATATTGATCCGCTCTTCGTGGCCCGCGGCGCGGCCGCCGAAGTAGAAGCTCCGAGCGCCGATTCCGATGCGGTCGCATCGGTTCAAGCAGAGCGTTCCGAACCTGTTCTGGCTGCGGTGCCTGAGAACTGA
- the mgtE gene encoding magnesium transporter produces MAKTTNSSTGPVITTRVLRRLLEGGMHSRVERLLERIHPADLSPLLTDLTPDETRTVIDLLFKHHRAAAMLKQLPPELLPKIFETVSDQRLVDMLGRVELDDMLELIEGIPEDRRASVRSMLPESTLEELRKAEIYPPSSAGRAMTTTYLALDEKMTAQEAIDSIRASSELDESILYLYVIDEERRLRGVVPIRRLVASPPNRLCSEMMIREAISTPPEADQEEVAKLVARYDLLAIPVTDVDNTLLGIITVDDVIDVITEEATEDMYHLAGLSEEDRVFTSPVHSVRKRLPWMFVNLATVFVAAGVVGLFQQTIENLVALAMLLPVVAGMGGNGGIQTLTVITRAIALEEIEFSSGIRAVGKELLVGLMIGAITGLASAGIVTLWQGNPVLGLVIFIAMVGTMAVAGLLGASVPLALKALGQDPALGAGVVVTFFTDAFGFASFLGIATLLMDHLL; encoded by the coding sequence ATGGCGAAAACGACAAACAGCTCGACGGGTCCGGTCATTACGACCCGCGTGCTGCGTCGTTTACTCGAAGGCGGCATGCATTCTCGGGTCGAGCGCCTGCTCGAGCGAATCCATCCCGCAGATCTGAGTCCGCTGCTCACGGACCTGACCCCCGACGAAACCCGAACGGTGATCGACCTGTTGTTCAAGCATCACCGAGCGGCGGCCATGCTCAAGCAGCTGCCCCCGGAATTGCTGCCCAAGATATTCGAGACCGTTTCGGACCAGCGGCTGGTCGACATGCTGGGCCGGGTCGAACTCGATGACATGTTGGAACTGATCGAGGGCATTCCAGAGGATCGTCGGGCATCGGTGCGCAGCATGCTGCCGGAATCGACGCTCGAGGAGCTGCGCAAAGCGGAGATCTACCCACCGAGCAGCGCCGGTCGCGCGATGACCACCACCTACCTTGCGCTCGACGAGAAGATGACCGCGCAGGAAGCCATCGACTCCATCCGTGCCAGCAGCGAGCTCGATGAATCGATCCTCTATCTGTACGTAATCGACGAAGAACGGCGCTTGCGCGGCGTGGTTCCCATCCGTCGGTTGGTAGCCTCTCCGCCCAATCGGCTGTGCAGTGAGATGATGATTCGCGAAGCGATCAGCACACCTCCCGAGGCCGACCAGGAAGAGGTCGCAAAGCTGGTGGCGCGCTACGACCTGCTAGCCATCCCGGTGACCGACGTCGACAACACGCTATTGGGAATCATCACCGTGGATGACGTGATCGACGTCATCACCGAAGAAGCCACCGAAGACATGTACCACCTCGCCGGTCTCTCCGAGGAAGATCGCGTCTTTACTAGCCCCGTACATTCGGTGCGCAAGCGGCTGCCTTGGATGTTCGTGAACCTCGCCACGGTATTTGTCGCCGCAGGGGTCGTCGGCTTGTTTCAGCAAACGATCGAAAACCTGGTGGCACTCGCAATGCTGCTCCCGGTGGTGGCGGGCATGGGAGGTAACGGCGGCATTCAGACCCTGACGGTCATTACTCGTGCGATCGCTCTGGAGGAAATCGAGTTTTCGAGCGGGATTCGGGCCGTCGGCAAGGAACTCTTGGTTGGACTCATGATCGGTGCCATCACCGGGCTCGCAAGCGCGGGCATCGTCACCTTGTGGCAGGGCAACCCCGTGCTGGGCCTGGTGATCTTCATTGCGATGGTGGGCACCATGGCGGTTGCGGGCCTGCTCGGCGCGTCGGTACCCCTCGCACTCAAGGCTCTGGGGCAAGATCCCGCCCTGGGTGCTGGGGTGGTCGTGACGTTCTTCACCGACGCCTTCGGCTTTGCTTCGTTCCTCGGCATCGCGACGCTTTTAATGGACCATTTGCTCTAG
- a CDS encoding tetratricopeptide repeat protein — protein MSESKNESLSPGGDAALCAEDIFLQGLVLFQREAYEDAQLCFQTVHDAAPDHARARSFLGVCVGICDRRFEEAVALCTSASKQEFFNPVAYLNLARVYLHFGFKTEGRRFLLRGQMIDPANTEISTALGQLGARLDPVLRFLPRRHFINRWLGGARHLLGTGEGTQIAA, from the coding sequence ATGTCAGAGTCAAAAAACGAATCTCTCAGCCCTGGAGGCGACGCTGCGCTCTGCGCAGAAGATATTTTTCTGCAGGGGCTCGTCCTGTTTCAACGCGAAGCGTACGAAGACGCGCAGCTGTGTTTCCAGACCGTCCACGACGCCGCTCCCGATCACGCGCGGGCACGTTCCTTCTTGGGCGTGTGCGTGGGGATCTGCGATCGCCGCTTCGAGGAAGCAGTAGCGCTCTGTACCTCGGCTTCGAAGCAAGAATTTTTCAATCCGGTGGCCTACCTGAATCTGGCGAGGGTGTATCTTCATTTTGGTTTCAAAACCGAGGGGCGTCGATTTCTCCTGCGAGGACAGATGATTGACCCCGCGAACACAGAGATTTCGACCGCGCTCGGGCAGCTTGGTGCGCGTTTGGATCCGGTACTTCGTTTCCTGCCTCGGCGCCATTTCATCAATCGATGGCTGGGCGGTGCCAGGCACCTGCTCGGGACCGGTGAGGGCACGCAGATTGCTGCATAA
- a CDS encoding HAMP domain-containing histidine kinase yields MSIQEQCQILSATLRGATTRAADIAGGGCALLFSSMPGENTPGATSRLRAAAGFSDARTAEAAASALTEATRKVLSGAESQSIPGHPSLGPLASGGITIHPLSYDGRINGALLVGYPNSPNQNVLKQIAQLAKSASIHLDHALIAAELAELRTTMLETQNSEDEKSDELLKLSEALFAQDIELLRNNEKLGKIEKLKNDFIEKMSRELRTPLNNIIESIISVLAGENEAISDSAKGSLRNALDEGTAFQRTLENILDLWRIKEGELPVVLQEVSFSDLVDEAIFSVQDTLANKPVTIVKQIGAPMPIFKADLAKVNQILFLLLDNSAKFSESGEITIRGSLKDSTLECEVTDHGIGICADDQEFIFDEFYQVDEGLSGKYRGAGLGLTLVRDLLLLLGGDIELESEAGQGTRVRLQIPVQLVD; encoded by the coding sequence ATGTCAATTCAAGAACAGTGTCAGATTCTGAGCGCAACGCTGCGAGGGGCGACCACGCGGGCGGCGGACATCGCGGGCGGCGGCTGTGCCCTGCTCTTTTCGTCGATGCCGGGAGAAAATACGCCTGGGGCTACGTCGCGCTTGCGCGCAGCAGCAGGTTTCTCAGACGCCCGAACTGCCGAAGCGGCGGCATCAGCACTGACGGAAGCTACGCGCAAGGTCTTGTCGGGAGCTGAATCTCAGTCCATTCCAGGGCATCCGAGCCTGGGGCCCCTGGCAAGCGGCGGCATCACCATCCATCCACTTTCCTACGACGGACGCATCAACGGCGCACTTCTCGTGGGCTACCCGAATAGCCCAAACCAGAACGTCTTGAAACAGATCGCCCAACTCGCAAAATCCGCTTCGATCCATTTGGACCATGCATTGATCGCGGCCGAACTCGCCGAATTGCGCACGACGATGCTCGAGACGCAAAATTCTGAAGACGAGAAGAGCGACGAGCTGCTCAAACTATCCGAAGCGCTATTCGCCCAGGACATCGAGCTGCTGCGCAATAACGAGAAGCTGGGCAAGATCGAAAAACTCAAGAACGACTTCATTGAAAAGATGTCGCGCGAACTTCGCACGCCGCTCAACAACATCATCGAATCGATCATTTCGGTTTTGGCTGGCGAGAACGAGGCCATTTCGGATTCGGCCAAGGGCAGTTTGCGCAACGCTCTGGACGAGGGTACGGCCTTTCAGCGAACCCTCGAGAACATTCTCGATTTGTGGCGGATCAAAGAGGGTGAGTTGCCTGTCGTCCTCCAGGAAGTCAGTTTCTCGGATCTGGTCGACGAAGCGATTTTCAGCGTACAAGACACCCTGGCGAACAAGCCCGTGACGATCGTGAAACAGATCGGAGCGCCGATGCCGATCTTCAAGGCAGATCTCGCCAAGGTCAATCAGATCCTATTTCTGCTGCTCGACAACTCTGCAAAGTTCAGCGAATCCGGTGAAATTACGATTCGCGGCAGCCTGAAGGATTCCACGCTCGAATGCGAGGTGACCGACCACGGCATTGGAATCTGCGCCGACGACCAGGAGTTCATCTTCGACGAGTTTTACCAGGTCGACGAAGGGCTCTCAGGGAAGTATCGCGGTGCGGGGCTCGGTCTGACCCTGGTGCGCGATCTACTCTTGCTTCTCGGCGGTGATATCGAACTCGAGAGCGAGGCGGGACAGGGAACTCGCGTACGGCTCCAGATCCCGGTTCAACTCGTGGATTAG